The genomic interval GGTCGGCGTGCTCCAGCGCCGCGTGCTCCAGCCGCGCCGCCGACAGGTCGGTGCCGTGAAGGTAGGCGCCGGTCAGGTTGGCTCCCTTCAGGTGCGCGCCCTCCAGGTCGGCGCCGGTGAGCACCGCGCCCTTCAGGAACGCGCCCGTCAGCCGCGCGCCCTTGAGGTGTGCCCATTCCAGGAACACGCCCTCGGCGTACGCCCACTCCATCGTCAGCCCCTCGCCGTGCACGCCCCAGAGGTTGGCCGCCTTCAGGAACGCCTCGGTGAGATTGGCCTCCGTGAGGTCCGCGCTCACCAACACCGCCCCGGCCAGCTCCGCGCCCGACAGGTTGGCCCCGCGCAGCGACGCGCCGGACAGGTGGGCACCCTTCAGGATCGCCCGCTCCAGGTTGGCCCCGCCCAGCTCCGCCCGCTCCAGCCGTGCACCGTGCAGGTCTGCCCCGCGCAGGCGCAGGTGGCCGGCGGCGATGAGCATCCACAGGTCGCGGTCCGAGAGAATGCGGGGCTCCATGGGCAGTCTCAGGGTGGCGGGTGAAATTCAGCCGCGGTCGGCGCCCTGGGGCGCAAGCCGCCAGCGCATGCGGC from Longimicrobium sp. carries:
- a CDS encoding pentapeptide repeat-containing protein; amino-acid sequence: MEPRILSDRDLWMLIAAGHLRLRGADLHGARLERAELGGANLERAILKGAHLSGASLRGANLSGAELAGAVLVSADLTEANLTEAFLKAANLWGVHGEGLTMEWAYAEGVFLEWAHLKGARLTGAFLKGAVLTGADLEGAHLKGANLTGAYLHGTDLSAARLEHAALEHADLTGARLCGADLRGANFTGANLTGADLSGANLEGAILRGADLAGARLDPGSLDGADLSLADVDAQPSTAPSAEPEAAVQHA